In one window of Terriglobales bacterium DNA:
- a CDS encoding alpha/beta family hydrolase has product MAEAEPFFDDSSDPPVRGHVHHPAHPSGDGLALTHGAGSDCRAPLLVAVAEACAAAGMIVLRYDLPYRQARPKGPPRPGDAARDREGIRRAAGLLRSMAAGRVFLGGHSYGGRQSSMVAAEDAGLANALLLQSYPLHPPGRPEQLRTAHLSQLGMRAFFVHGSRDAFGSLEEMKAALKLIPTATRLYPVEGSGHDLGFRRTRGIDVAAMVREFLAFLG; this is encoded by the coding sequence ATGGCGGAAGCCGAACCGTTCTTCGATGACTCCAGCGATCCGCCGGTGCGCGGACATGTTCACCACCCGGCGCACCCTTCCGGTGATGGTCTTGCGTTGACGCACGGGGCGGGATCGGACTGTCGCGCGCCGCTGCTGGTTGCCGTGGCCGAGGCCTGCGCCGCAGCGGGCATGATCGTACTGCGGTACGACCTGCCTTACCGGCAAGCGCGACCCAAGGGACCACCGCGCCCTGGCGATGCGGCGCGTGACCGCGAGGGCATTCGACGCGCCGCCGGCCTGCTGCGCAGCATGGCGGCAGGACGCGTTTTCCTGGGCGGACATTCCTACGGCGGACGGCAGTCGAGCATGGTTGCCGCCGAAGATGCCGGCCTGGCGAATGCCTTGCTGTTGCAGTCCTATCCGTTGCATCCACCCGGGCGGCCGGAACAGCTCCGGACCGCTCACCTTTCACAACTTGGAATGCGGGCCTTCTTTGTGCACGGCTCGCGCGACGCTTTCGGCTCCCTGGAAGAGATGAAGGCTGCCCTCAAGCTCATCCCCACAGCGACACGGCTGTATCCGGTCGAAGGATCGGGACACGACCTGGGCTTCCGCCGCACGCGGGGCATCGACGTGGCGGCGATGGTTCGGGAATTCCTCGCGTTCCTTGGCTGA
- a CDS encoding nuclear transport factor 2 family protein, which translates to MIATGFLLASLMAAGAAASDAAAAPAEMRPADREAIRAHIDRVFHAYMARDRATVEATHAREWRGFLTRSRGIIRGIGEYMREADAILASPVRITAYRMRDFDVRFRGDLAIVPYIADITLDVNGSPQQTTLRVLDLYAKENGEWDQVASQVAAHPDVVTFAGAAPPLRELAEEERRQLLAEREAVWRAYFVADEVALQKVLPPELIGINAGEEAWVDTQSTITAAKDFVTSGGKLVALEFPETRIQVYGDVAILYTKWAFELENGGKRERYSGRGTEIFIRRDGHWVNSGWHLDSGR; encoded by the coding sequence ATGATTGCAACCGGATTTCTACTGGCGTCGCTGATGGCGGCAGGAGCGGCCGCGAGCGACGCTGCCGCCGCTCCCGCGGAAATGCGCCCGGCCGACCGGGAGGCCATTCGCGCCCATATCGATCGTGTCTTTCACGCCTACATGGCTCGCGATCGCGCCACCGTCGAAGCCACCCACGCCAGGGAGTGGCGGGGCTTCCTTACGCGGTCCCGCGGCATCATCCGCGGTATCGGTGAATACATGCGCGAAGCCGATGCCATCCTGGCCAGTCCGGTTCGCATCACCGCCTACCGCATGCGCGACTTCGATGTCCGCTTTCGTGGCGATCTCGCCATCGTTCCCTACATCGCCGATATCACGCTCGATGTGAATGGCTCGCCCCAACAAACCACCCTTCGCGTGCTCGATCTGTATGCCAAGGAAAATGGCGAGTGGGACCAGGTAGCGTCGCAGGTGGCCGCTCATCCGGATGTGGTGACTTTTGCCGGCGCCGCGCCACCACTGCGTGAGCTTGCCGAGGAGGAGCGGCGCCAACTGCTGGCGGAGCGCGAAGCTGTGTGGCGCGCCTACTTCGTCGCCGATGAAGTCGCCCTACAAAAAGTGTTGCCGCCCGAACTCATCGGTATCAACGCCGGAGAGGAGGCCTGGGTGGATACACAGTCCACCATCACCGCGGCGAAAGACTTTGTGACCTCGGGCGGGAAGCTGGTCGCGCTCGAGTTCCCTGAAACCCGCATCCAGGTCTACGGAGACGTCGCCATCCTGTATACCAAGTGGGCCTTCGAACTGGAAAACGGCGGCAAGCGAGAACGCTACTCGGGCCGTGGCACGGAGATTTTCATCCGCCGCGACGGCCACTGGGTGAACTCCGGCTGGCACCTGGATTCGGGGCGATAA
- a CDS encoding cytochrome c peroxidase, whose amino-acid sequence MKNRKLIWFLLLVVALVVVFWPRKPQAPAPAPRPQQAAMQPAARPTGTTVEIKAPLGLAPVPIPADNPPTAATIALGRRLYYDPMLSVDNTVSCATCHDPKFGFSDGKSFSEGVGKKTGTRNSPTVFNAAYYSVQFWDGRAPSLERQAEGPVQNPVEMVHTLEGCLKRLEADPSYKQAFEEAFGPGPITFDMVGKAIASFERTVVSGDSPFDRYFYGGQKNALSASARRGLEVFRDPAKGNCAVCHTIGEKNALFSDDKFHNIGVGVKNGQLTDLGRYGVTKKDADRGAFKTPSLRNVALTAPYFHDGSRKTLKEVIDFYIGGGNSNPHLDKEVKVLDFLSGQERADLLAFLESLTGTMPPDVGPPEEEKKAATNTSGKSGN is encoded by the coding sequence ATGAAGAACCGTAAACTCATTTGGTTTCTCCTGTTAGTCGTCGCGCTGGTCGTGGTGTTCTGGCCGCGCAAACCACAGGCTCCCGCGCCGGCTCCGCGACCGCAGCAGGCCGCGATGCAACCTGCGGCCCGCCCGACTGGCACTACGGTCGAGATCAAGGCACCGCTCGGACTGGCTCCAGTCCCCATTCCCGCGGACAACCCGCCGACCGCGGCCACCATCGCGCTGGGCCGCCGGCTGTACTACGACCCCATGCTCTCCGTGGACAACACCGTTTCCTGCGCGACGTGCCACGACCCGAAGTTCGGATTCTCAGACGGCAAGTCGTTCTCCGAGGGCGTAGGCAAGAAGACGGGCACGCGCAACTCGCCGACGGTGTTCAATGCCGCCTATTACAGCGTGCAGTTCTGGGATGGGCGCGCGCCCAGCCTGGAAAGACAGGCCGAGGGGCCGGTGCAGAATCCGGTGGAGATGGTGCATACGCTCGAAGGCTGTCTAAAGCGGCTGGAAGCCGACCCGTCATACAAGCAGGCGTTCGAGGAGGCGTTCGGGCCCGGACCCATCACGTTCGACATGGTGGGCAAGGCCATCGCCAGCTTTGAGCGCACCGTGGTCAGTGGCGACTCGCCCTTCGACCGCTACTTCTACGGCGGGCAGAAGAACGCACTCAGCGCTTCGGCGCGTCGAGGCCTGGAAGTCTTCCGTGATCCCGCGAAGGGCAACTGCGCGGTGTGCCACACCATCGGCGAGAAAAACGCGCTGTTCAGCGACGACAAGTTCCACAACATCGGCGTGGGGGTGAAAAACGGCCAACTCACCGACCTGGGACGCTACGGGGTGACCAAGAAAGACGCCGACCGGGGCGCCTTCAAGACGCCATCCCTGCGCAACGTGGCCCTGACCGCGCCCTACTTCCACGACGGCAGCCGCAAAACACTCAAGGAAGTCATCGACTTCTACATCGGCGGCGGCAACTCCAACCCGCACCTCGACAAGGAAGTAAAGGTGCTCGACTTCCTCAGCGGCCAGGAACGCGCGGATCTGCTGGCGTTCCTGGAATCGCTGACGGGAACCATGCCGCCCGACGTCGGCCCGCCGGAAGAAGAGAAGAAAGCGGCAACCAACACGAGCGGCAAGAGCGGTAACTAG
- a CDS encoding MASE1 domain-containing protein, with protein MLTRKNLLAIGILAVVYFVVGKLGLRLAFVHPSASAVWPPSGIALAAVLMFGSRVWPGIMLGALLVNLTTAGSLATSLGIAVGNTLEAVVGAHLVNEFAGGRQAFQRAQDKFKFAILAGMVSTTVAATFGVTSLALGGFAPWNHYGSIWLTWWLGDAVGIVVVTPLVILWATRNHERWTVMRGVEAAALAVCLLLVSHLVFAGNILAPKRYPLEYLCLPFLVWAAYRFSPREAATAILLLATVASVGTLRGSGPFARATPNESLLLLQSFLGIVTVMTLAFAAALAERRRAEERAYYLAITDSLTGLANYRRLIEEMEAEIRRSARSGKPFALLLLDLDELKKINDAQGHLVGSRALCRVADVLRAQCRDIDTPGRYGGDEFAVILPESGSTAASQVASRIYERLARDGEQPTLSVSIGVAEYPQDGETVEALLRAADRVLYEMKKRLHREVT; from the coding sequence TTGCTGACCCGAAAGAACCTGCTGGCCATCGGGATCCTGGCCGTGGTGTATTTCGTGGTCGGCAAGCTGGGGTTGCGCCTGGCATTCGTGCATCCCAGCGCGTCGGCGGTTTGGCCGCCTTCGGGGATTGCGCTGGCGGCGGTGTTGATGTTCGGTTCGCGGGTGTGGCCCGGCATCATGCTGGGCGCGCTCCTGGTGAATCTGACGACCGCGGGCTCGTTGGCGACCTCCCTGGGCATAGCCGTAGGAAACACCCTGGAAGCGGTGGTGGGCGCGCACCTGGTGAACGAGTTCGCGGGCGGCCGGCAGGCTTTCCAGCGCGCCCAGGACAAGTTCAAGTTCGCCATCCTGGCCGGCATGGTCAGTACCACCGTAGCTGCCACCTTCGGCGTTACCAGTCTTGCTCTGGGGGGCTTTGCGCCCTGGAACCACTACGGTTCCATCTGGCTGACGTGGTGGCTGGGCGACGCAGTGGGGATCGTAGTGGTGACTCCGCTGGTGATTCTGTGGGCTACTCGCAACCATGAGCGCTGGACGGTGATGCGGGGTGTGGAAGCCGCGGCCCTGGCGGTCTGCCTGCTGCTGGTGAGCCATCTGGTGTTTGCCGGGAATATCCTGGCCCCCAAGCGCTACCCGCTGGAGTACCTGTGTCTGCCGTTCCTGGTGTGGGCGGCCTACCGCTTCAGCCCGCGGGAAGCGGCCACGGCCATCCTGCTGCTGGCCACAGTGGCGTCGGTGGGCACTTTGCGCGGCTCCGGACCCTTCGCGCGGGCGACGCCGAATGAGTCTCTACTGCTTCTGCAGTCTTTCCTGGGGATCGTGACGGTGATGACGCTGGCGTTTGCGGCCGCACTGGCCGAACGAAGGCGCGCCGAGGAGCGCGCCTACTACCTGGCCATCACCGATTCGTTGACCGGGCTGGCCAACTACCGGCGGCTGATCGAGGAAATGGAAGCGGAGATACGGCGCTCGGCGCGCAGCGGCAAGCCGTTCGCGCTGCTGCTACTGGACCTGGACGAACTGAAGAAAATCAACGACGCACAGGGCCACCTGGTAGGCAGCCGCGCGCTGTGCCGGGTGGCGGACGTGCTGCGCGCCCAATGTCGCGATATCGACACGCCCGGGCGCTATGGCGGGGATGAGTTCGCCGTCATTCTTCCCGAGTCAGGCTCCACTGCGGCCAGCCAGGTGGCCAGCCGCATCTACGAACGCCTGGCACGCGACGGTGAGCAACCAACCCTCTCCGTAAGCATCGGCGTGGCCGAGTATCCGCAGGACGGGGAGACCGTGGAGGCTTTGCTGCGCGCCGCCGACCGCGTCCTCTATGAGATGAAGAAACGACTGCATCGGGAAGTGACCTGA